Proteins encoded by one window of Pseudonocardia sp. HH130629-09:
- a CDS encoding CoA transferase — translation MSRPLSGLHVVECASFVAGPTGGMTLAQLGASVIRIDPLGGGPDHGRWPAAGHGTGDSYYWASLNKGKRSISIDLRSDEGRELVLGLATAPGPDRGVLVDNVVGRRWMANDALVARRPDLVHVRVQGYPDGRPAVDYTVNAEVGIPQITGSEEGAAPVNHVLPAWDLVTGMSVATAVLAGVYQRSRTGAGVYSEIALSDVALAGVANLGWLSEADERGHERPRHGNHVYGSFGVDFACSDGNRVMVVALTPAQWNALVSVTGTGDVFAALEPALDADLSSETERYRLRETIAAVLRPWFAARDSATVESELNTARVLWGRYQGMTHVVAEHRAGGHPLLADLALPGGATGITARSPIRWDTDHGDPGAAPELGRETDEVLADVLGLDERTIGGLHERGVVG, via the coding sequence ATGTCGCGCCCGCTCTCCGGTCTGCACGTCGTCGAGTGCGCGAGTTTCGTCGCCGGTCCCACCGGCGGCATGACGCTCGCGCAGCTCGGGGCCTCGGTCATCCGCATCGATCCGCTCGGGGGCGGCCCCGACCACGGTCGCTGGCCCGCCGCCGGGCACGGCACCGGCGACTCCTACTACTGGGCATCGCTGAACAAGGGCAAGCGGTCGATCAGCATCGACCTGCGCTCCGACGAGGGCCGCGAGCTCGTCCTGGGCCTGGCGACGGCGCCGGGCCCGGACCGCGGTGTCCTCGTCGACAACGTCGTGGGCCGCCGCTGGATGGCCAACGACGCGCTCGTCGCACGTCGCCCGGACCTGGTGCACGTGCGCGTGCAGGGCTACCCGGACGGCCGCCCCGCCGTCGACTACACCGTCAACGCCGAGGTCGGGATCCCGCAGATCACCGGCAGCGAGGAGGGCGCGGCCCCGGTCAACCACGTGCTGCCCGCGTGGGACCTGGTCACCGGCATGTCGGTCGCGACGGCCGTGCTCGCCGGGGTGTACCAGCGCTCCCGCACCGGCGCCGGGGTGTACTCCGAGATCGCACTGTCCGACGTGGCGCTGGCCGGCGTCGCGAACCTGGGGTGGCTCTCCGAGGCCGACGAGCGCGGGCACGAGCGGCCGCGGCACGGTAACCACGTCTACGGCAGCTTCGGCGTCGACTTCGCCTGCTCCGACGGGAACCGGGTGATGGTCGTCGCGCTGACCCCGGCGCAGTGGAACGCGCTGGTGTCGGTCACCGGGACCGGCGACGTGTTCGCCGCACTGGAGCCCGCCCTCGACGCCGACCTGAGCTCGGAGACCGAGCGCTACCGGCTGCGCGAGACGATCGCGGCGGTGCTGCGGCCGTGGTTCGCCGCGCGCGACTCGGCGACCGTCGAGTCCGAGCTGAACACCGCGCGGGTGCTGTGGGGCCGCTACCAGGGGATGACCCACGTCGTGGCCGAGCACCGCGCCGGAGGGCACCCGCTTCTCGCCGACCTGGCACTGCCCGGTGGCGCCACCGGCATCACCGCGCGCTCGCCGATCCGGTGGGACACCGACCACGGCGACCCCGGCGCCGCCCCCGAGCTGGGCCGGGAGACCGACGAGGTACTCGCCGACGTCCTCGGCCTCGACGAGCGCACCATCGGTGGGCTGCACGAACGCGGCGTCGTCGGGTAG
- a CDS encoding DUF899 domain-containing protein has translation MTDTTTALPPVVDAATWGRELAALRAREKAATRELDAIAAARRRLPMVEMPDYVLRGEDGPVRLAEIFDGHPQLIVYSHMWHDGAEWQCGGCTGFTSQFTRLAGLEKFDARFVVVAQGPIDEALAYRRRVGNTMTWYSTADSSFGTDVGAPPGGGFAVNVFLRDGDRVFRTWHTDGRGTEQLSYLFPLVDLLPYGRQEVWQDSPAGWPQGPTYSRWAGPQEIAAAYGEG, from the coding sequence ATGACCGACACGACCACCGCCCTGCCCCCCGTCGTCGACGCCGCCACCTGGGGGCGCGAGCTCGCCGCGCTCCGCGCCCGGGAGAAGGCCGCCACCCGCGAGCTCGACGCCATCGCCGCCGCCCGTCGCCGGCTGCCGATGGTCGAGATGCCCGACTACGTCCTGCGTGGCGAGGACGGCCCCGTCCGCCTCGCCGAGATCTTCGACGGCCACCCGCAGCTGATCGTCTACAGCCACATGTGGCACGACGGCGCCGAGTGGCAGTGCGGCGGGTGCACCGGGTTCACCTCGCAGTTCACCCGGCTCGCGGGCCTGGAGAAGTTCGACGCCCGCTTCGTGGTCGTCGCCCAGGGACCGATCGACGAGGCGCTGGCCTACCGGCGTCGCGTCGGCAACACCATGACCTGGTACTCGACGGCCGACAGCAGCTTCGGCACCGACGTCGGCGCCCCTCCCGGGGGAGGCTTCGCGGTCAACGTGTTCCTGCGCGACGGCGACCGAGTCTTCCGCACCTGGCACACCGACGGCCGCGGCACCGAGCAGCTGTCCTACCTGTTCCCGCTGGTCGACCTGCTGCCCTACGGCCGCCAGGAGGTCTGGCAGGACTCCCCCGCGGGCTGGCCGCAGGGCCCCACCTACAGCCGGTGGGCCGGGCCGCAGGAGATCGCCGCCGCCTACGGCGAGGGCTGA
- a CDS encoding VOC family protein: MTDAQLTEARWTHVALPTGDLDAAIDFYTTMTPLTVVERFSDDAGRSAWLSNAGQVETPMVLVLVSFDAEQGGELGLLRPFAHLGIEVPTRDDVDAAADRARDAGCLHWEPRQMPGPVGYICALTDPDGNVVEFSYGQKVFTSVREKWG; the protein is encoded by the coding sequence GTGACCGACGCACAGCTGACCGAGGCGCGGTGGACCCACGTCGCGCTGCCCACCGGCGACCTCGACGCCGCCATCGACTTCTACACGACGATGACACCCCTCACCGTCGTCGAACGCTTCTCCGACGACGCCGGGCGGAGCGCCTGGCTGTCCAACGCCGGTCAGGTGGAGACGCCGATGGTGCTGGTCCTGGTGTCGTTCGACGCCGAGCAGGGTGGCGAGCTGGGGCTGCTGCGCCCCTTCGCCCATCTGGGGATCGAGGTGCCGACCCGCGACGACGTCGACGCCGCCGCCGACCGCGCCCGGGACGCGGGGTGCCTGCACTGGGAGCCGCGGCAGATGCCGGGGCCGGTGGGGTACATCTGCGCGCTGACCGATCCGGACGGCAACGTCGTGGAGTTCTCCTACGGGCAGAAGGTCTTCACCTCGGTCCGGGAGAAGTGGGGCTGA
- a CDS encoding S8 family serine peptidase, which produces MVDPHAAVPGRAAGTLTGRYLLVLSDDLLTDHDTTRSAVAELTGLSEVTSSRDDAPVAHPTLFARLGVAVAELDPARLRTVRADSRVLSVEPERVLRALSGPSADYLRGFADAAGFLAERAAATEAADAPGATRFADNDQVTWGLQATGADVAVEDGAGITVAVLDTGLDLGHPDFAGRQIESRSFVDGQEVADVQGHGTHCTGTSCGPLAPGSGRRYGIAHEARILVGKVLGDDGSGTDAGILEGIEWAISSGAHIVSMSLGADLNEVSPAYENAGRRALDAGTLIVAAAGNNAERSTGNVGFVGVPANSPSIMAVGAVDAALAIADFSAASSAIEGGQVDIAGPGVDVYSSWPMPQRTNTISGTSMATPHVSGIAALWSQRTGARGRDLWTQLTQAAQRLPLPSGDVGAGLVRAPGR; this is translated from the coding sequence ATGGTGGACCCGCACGCGGCCGTTCCGGGCCGAGCCGCAGGCACGCTGACCGGCCGGTACCTGCTGGTGCTCAGCGACGACCTGCTGACCGACCACGACACGACCCGCTCGGCGGTGGCGGAGCTGACCGGGCTGTCCGAGGTGACCAGCAGCCGCGACGACGCCCCGGTGGCCCACCCGACCCTGTTCGCCCGGCTCGGCGTCGCCGTCGCCGAGCTGGACCCGGCGCGGCTGCGCACGGTGCGGGCCGACAGCCGGGTGCTCTCGGTGGAGCCCGAACGCGTGCTGCGCGCGCTGTCCGGGCCCAGCGCCGACTACCTGCGCGGGTTCGCCGACGCGGCGGGCTTCCTGGCCGAGCGCGCCGCCGCGACGGAGGCCGCGGACGCGCCCGGCGCGACCCGGTTCGCCGACAACGACCAGGTCACGTGGGGTCTGCAGGCCACCGGCGCGGACGTCGCCGTCGAGGACGGCGCCGGGATCACCGTCGCCGTCCTCGACACCGGCCTCGACCTCGGCCACCCCGACTTCGCCGGCCGGCAGATCGAGTCGCGCTCGTTCGTCGACGGCCAGGAGGTCGCCGACGTGCAGGGACACGGCACGCACTGCACCGGCACCTCCTGCGGGCCGCTCGCGCCGGGCTCGGGACGCCGCTACGGCATCGCCCACGAGGCGAGGATCCTGGTCGGGAAGGTGCTCGGCGACGACGGCTCCGGCACCGACGCCGGCATCCTCGAGGGCATCGAGTGGGCGATCTCCTCCGGCGCGCACATCGTGTCGATGTCGCTGGGCGCGGACCTGAACGAGGTCTCCCCCGCCTACGAGAACGCCGGACGTCGCGCCCTCGACGCGGGCACCCTGATCGTCGCCGCGGCCGGCAACAACGCCGAGCGCTCGACCGGCAACGTCGGTTTCGTCGGTGTCCCGGCGAACAGCCCGTCGATCATGGCGGTCGGCGCGGTGGACGCCGCGCTGGCCATCGCCGACTTCTCCGCGGCCAGCTCCGCGATCGAGGGCGGGCAGGTCGACATCGCCGGGCCCGGCGTGGACGTCTACTCGTCGTGGCCGATGCCCCAGCGCACCAACACGATCTCGGGCACCTCGATGGCCACCCCGCACGTCTCCGGGATCGCGGCGCTGTGGTCGCAGCGCACCGGCGCCCGCGGGCGGGACCTGTGGACCCAGCTCACCCAGGCCGCCCAGCGGCTGCCGCTGCCCTCGGGCGACGTCGGCGCGGGCCTCGTCCGGGCCCCGGGCCGATGA
- a CDS encoding TetR/AcrR family transcriptional regulator produces MPPSPRRSGRPRDPDVDRRALAAAREVYGERGWSGLSLEEVARRSSIGKGSLYLRWPTRAALLVAAVRDRARFVADIDTGSLREDLVTFAEQWTAFATSDDGRLVERLLVDSHRVPEIAAALADDAYPEHVRGARTMVRRGIDRSELPAGTSVALVADLVAGAVRNHVATTPAHLAARDDARGHAAAVVDTVLAGVRARAQPSP; encoded by the coding sequence GTGCCCCCGTCGCCGCGCCGCAGCGGACGTCCGCGCGACCCGGACGTCGACCGTCGCGCGCTCGCCGCCGCCCGCGAGGTCTACGGCGAACGCGGCTGGTCCGGGCTGTCGCTGGAGGAGGTGGCCCGCCGGTCGTCGATCGGGAAGGGGTCGCTGTACCTGCGCTGGCCGACCCGGGCCGCCCTGCTGGTGGCGGCGGTGCGCGACCGGGCCCGGTTCGTCGCCGACATCGACACCGGCTCCCTGCGCGAGGACCTGGTGACCTTCGCCGAGCAGTGGACGGCGTTCGCCACCAGCGACGACGGTCGCCTGGTCGAGCGGCTGCTCGTCGACTCCCACCGGGTCCCGGAGATCGCGGCCGCGCTCGCCGACGACGCCTACCCCGAGCACGTCCGCGGCGCCCGGACGATGGTGCGCCGCGGCATCGACCGCAGCGAGCTCCCGGCCGGCACCTCGGTGGCGCTGGTCGCGGACCTGGTCGCGGGGGCGGTGCGCAACCACGTCGCGACCACCCCCGCGCACCTCGCCGCCCGCGACGACGCCCGCGGCCACGCGGCCGCGGTCGTGGACACCGTCCTGGCCGGGGTACGGGCGCGGGCTCAGCCCTCGCCGTAG
- a CDS encoding glycosyltransferase family 39 protein, with protein MSTATPVRPGRHRAGTPSVPPQPAAPQPAAPPVPPADPPGRVARLLRGPAGDPRWARPGLLVLLAGTALLYLWDLSSSGWANDFYAAAVQAGTQSWTAWLFGSLDSGNAITVDKPPAALWVMVASARVFGFSSWSLLVPQALMGVGAVALLHATVRRWAGPGAGLLAGAALALTPAAVLMFRFDNPDALLTLLLVVAAWATSRAVDAASVRASTWWLVAAGSAVGFAFLTKMGQALLVVPALGLVYLVAGSPRLRTRILQLGAAVAGMVVSAGWFIALVELWPAADRPYIGGSTTNSLLELALGYNGLGRLLGGTGNGGGGGGGGGNTGFGGSAGPLRLFTGELAYEISWLLPAALILLVAGLWITRRAPRTDRTRAALLLWGGWTLVTAAVFSMMSGTMHPYYTVALAPGLAGVVAVGGTALWRERGARWARIVAAATVLATGGWAVALLVASAESFSWLCWPVGAATVVATLLTLASGGRRAMVRAAVVAVLVAGMMGTGVYAVATAATGHTGSIPSVGTVSSSFGTTSGSSGGPGAGPGGAGGPGAGAPDASAAPDATGSGTGGTAGASGPADGTGEADGTGEADGAEASASPTGSGGPGGDGATSEELTALLAATRSSSGTTWAAAVASSQTAASLELASGTAVMSTGGWSGSDSAVTLAEFQSSVAQGQIAYYVSGGQGGGPGGQSDSTSSQIASWVAEHYTATTVGGQTVYDLSDPTS; from the coding sequence GTGAGCACCGCGACCCCGGTCCGGCCGGGACGGCACCGCGCCGGCACGCCGTCCGTCCCGCCGCAGCCCGCCGCACCGCAGCCCGCCGCGCCGCCCGTCCCGCCCGCCGACCCACCGGGACGGGTGGCCCGTCTGCTGCGCGGCCCGGCCGGTGATCCGCGCTGGGCACGGCCGGGGCTGCTCGTGCTGCTCGCCGGTACGGCGCTGCTGTACCTGTGGGACCTGTCGTCGTCGGGGTGGGCGAACGACTTCTACGCCGCCGCGGTCCAGGCCGGGACACAGTCGTGGACGGCGTGGCTGTTCGGGTCGCTGGACTCCGGGAACGCGATCACCGTCGACAAGCCGCCCGCGGCGTTGTGGGTGATGGTGGCCTCGGCGCGGGTCTTCGGGTTCTCGTCGTGGAGCCTGCTGGTGCCACAGGCACTGATGGGGGTCGGCGCGGTCGCGCTGCTGCACGCCACCGTGCGGCGGTGGGCGGGGCCCGGCGCGGGCCTGCTCGCCGGTGCGGCGCTCGCCCTGACCCCGGCGGCGGTGCTGATGTTCCGGTTCGACAACCCGGACGCGCTGCTGACCCTGCTGCTGGTCGTCGCGGCCTGGGCCACCTCGCGCGCCGTCGACGCCGCCTCGGTGCGGGCGTCCACCTGGTGGCTGGTCGCGGCCGGGTCGGCGGTCGGGTTCGCCTTCCTCACGAAGATGGGGCAGGCGCTGCTGGTCGTCCCGGCGCTCGGGCTCGTGTACCTGGTCGCGGGCTCGCCGCGGCTGCGGACCCGGATCCTGCAGCTGGGTGCCGCGGTGGCGGGGATGGTCGTGTCCGCGGGGTGGTTCATCGCGCTGGTGGAGCTGTGGCCCGCGGCCGACCGGCCCTACATCGGCGGGTCGACGACGAACTCGCTGCTCGAGCTTGCGCTGGGCTACAACGGCCTCGGCCGGCTGCTCGGCGGCACCGGCAACGGTGGCGGCGGGGGAGGCGGTGGTGGCAACACCGGCTTCGGTGGCTCGGCCGGTCCGCTGCGGCTGTTCACCGGTGAGCTCGCCTACGAGATCTCCTGGCTGCTGCCGGCCGCGCTGATCCTGCTCGTCGCCGGGCTGTGGATCACCCGGCGGGCGCCGCGGACCGACCGGACCCGCGCGGCGCTGCTGCTGTGGGGTGGCTGGACGCTGGTCACGGCGGCGGTGTTCTCGATGATGAGCGGCACGATGCACCCGTACTACACGGTGGCGCTGGCCCCGGGGCTCGCCGGAGTGGTGGCCGTCGGCGGGACGGCGCTGTGGCGGGAGCGGGGTGCCCGGTGGGCGCGGATCGTCGCCGCGGCGACGGTGCTCGCCACCGGTGGCTGGGCGGTCGCGCTGCTGGTGGCCAGTGCGGAGTCGTTCTCCTGGCTGTGCTGGCCGGTCGGTGCCGCCACCGTCGTCGCGACGCTGCTGACGCTCGCGTCCGGTGGGCGACGCGCGATGGTGCGGGCCGCGGTGGTCGCGGTGCTGGTGGCGGGGATGATGGGCACGGGGGTGTACGCGGTGGCGACGGCGGCGACCGGGCATACCGGAAGCATCCCCTCGGTCGGGACGGTGTCGAGCTCGTTCGGGACGACCTCCGGCTCCTCCGGCGGCCCCGGTGCGGGCCCGGGTGGGGCCGGAGGCCCGGGCGCAGGCGCTCCGGATGCCTCCGCGGCCCCGGATGCCACCGGCTCCGGCACCGGCGGCACCGCCGGCGCGTCGGGCCCGGCCGACGGCACGGGTGAGGCCGACGGCACGGGTGAGGCCGACGGCGCCGAGGCGTCCGCGTCGCCGACCGGGAGCGGCGGCCCGGGGGGCGACGGCGCGACCTCGGAGGAGCTGACCGCGTTGCTCGCCGCGACCCGGTCCTCGTCGGGGACGACCTGGGCGGCCGCGGTCGCCAGCTCCCAGACCGCCGCCTCACTGGAGCTGGCCAGCGGGACCGCGGTCATGTCGACCGGCGGGTGGAGCGGCAGCGACTCCGCCGTGACCCTTGCGGAGTTCCAGTCCTCCGTCGCACAGGGGCAGATCGCCTACTACGTGTCGGGCGGCCAGGGCGGCGGCCCTGGCGGACAGAGCGACTCCACGAGCAGCCAGATCGCGAGCTGGGTCGCCGAGCACTACACGGCGACGACCGTCGGTGGCCAGACCGTCTACGACCTGTCCGACCCGACCTCCTGA
- a CDS encoding acetyl-CoA acetyltransferase: MSLDPRTPVVVGVGEASERIGEPGYAALSPVGLGAAAAAAALADTGAAPSAVAAALTVVAGVRQFEMSLPGAVAPLGRADNYPRAVARRVGADPERAVLDVVGGQSPQRLVTEFAGAIARGEAGAALLVGAEAMSTVRRMMSRPTDERPDHGEQVGGTLEDRGYGSELRSPVAGEHGVRTPAGYYALCENARRARLGLGRDAYARGMGAQFAPFTRVAAGHPHAAAPRVRTAEELVTVDDRNRMITDPYPRFLVSRDQVNQGAAVVLTSVGTARDLGIAPERWVFLHGHADLTEKAVLDRPDLGAYPAAEAAVRHALELAGTGVDDLSAIDLYSCFPIAVSSVADPLGLAADDPRGLTVTGGLPFFGGPGNDYAMHAIAEVVRRLRADPGTYGLVGANGGFLSKYSAGVYSTRPTPWRDDDSAAIQARLDAVATVPTTTAADGAATVETWTVRHRRDGSRDAVVVGRLDDGGARFVGCGRDDELLELLAGDPAGAAVRVRPDGKLMIVTPR; this comes from the coding sequence ATGAGCCTCGACCCGCGCACACCCGTCGTCGTCGGGGTCGGGGAGGCCTCCGAGCGGATCGGCGAGCCCGGCTACGCCGCCCTGTCGCCGGTCGGGCTCGGGGCCGCCGCGGCCGCCGCGGCGCTCGCCGACACCGGCGCGGCCCCGTCGGCGGTCGCGGCGGCGCTGACCGTCGTCGCCGGGGTGCGGCAGTTCGAGATGTCGCTCCCGGGCGCCGTCGCGCCGCTGGGCCGGGCGGACAACTACCCGCGCGCGGTCGCCCGCCGGGTCGGAGCCGACCCGGAGCGGGCGGTGCTCGACGTCGTCGGCGGGCAGTCCCCTCAACGGCTGGTCACCGAGTTCGCCGGCGCGATCGCTCGCGGCGAGGCCGGCGCGGCGCTGCTGGTCGGGGCGGAGGCGATGTCGACGGTGCGGCGCATGATGTCGCGCCCCACCGACGAGCGGCCCGACCACGGCGAGCAAGTCGGCGGCACGCTGGAGGACCGCGGGTACGGCTCCGAGCTGCGCAGCCCGGTCGCCGGGGAGCACGGCGTGCGCACCCCGGCCGGGTACTACGCGCTGTGCGAGAACGCCCGCCGGGCCCGGCTCGGGCTCGGCCGGGACGCCTACGCCCGCGGGATGGGCGCGCAGTTCGCGCCGTTCACCCGGGTCGCCGCCGGGCACCCGCACGCCGCCGCACCGCGCGTCCGCACCGCCGAGGAGCTCGTCACCGTCGACGACCGGAACCGGATGATCACCGACCCGTACCCGCGGTTCCTGGTCTCGCGCGACCAGGTCAACCAGGGTGCCGCGGTCGTTCTCACCTCGGTCGGCACCGCCCGGGACCTGGGGATCGCCCCGGAGCGGTGGGTGTTCCTGCACGGCCACGCCGACCTCACCGAGAAGGCCGTGCTCGACCGCCCCGACCTGGGCGCCTACCCGGCCGCCGAGGCCGCCGTCCGGCACGCCCTGGAGCTGGCCGGGACCGGTGTGGACGACCTGTCCGCGATCGACCTGTACTCCTGCTTCCCGATCGCGGTGTCCAGCGTCGCCGACCCGCTCGGTCTGGCCGCCGACGACCCGCGCGGGCTCACCGTCACCGGTGGGCTGCCGTTCTTCGGCGGGCCGGGGAACGACTACGCGATGCACGCGATCGCCGAGGTCGTGCGACGCCTGCGGGCCGACCCGGGCACCTACGGTCTGGTGGGCGCGAACGGCGGGTTCCTGTCGAAGTACTCCGCCGGGGTCTACTCCACCCGCCCCACCCCCTGGCGCGACGACGACAGCGCCGCGATCCAGGCCCGGCTCGACGCCGTCGCCACCGTCCCGACTACGACCGCGGCCGACGGGGCGGCGACCGTCGAGACCTGGACGGTGCGCCACCGCCGCGACGGCAGCCGGGACGCGGTCGTCGTCGGCCGGCTCGACGACGGTGGCGCGCGGTTCGTCGGGTGCGGCCGCGACGACGAGCTGCTGGAACTGCTCGCCGGCGACCCGGCCGGGGCGGCGGTACGGGTCCGGCCCGACGGGAAGCTGATGATCGTCACGCCGCGCTGA
- a CDS encoding ANTAR domain-containing protein yields MLTASLSRVLRLGQRDHLPVRRHDVPAATGTHGFVERLWVTVDSPLAAPDGRVVGVLHHVEDVTGLLGPGPDGRDLAAAALARALDTDNTHLRARFARHVSIEQAKGALMARRSCSADDAFTLLRRLSHETTRKLHVVAEALLADTVEPRS; encoded by the coding sequence ATGCTGACGGCGTCGTTGTCGCGGGTGCTGCGCCTCGGGCAGCGCGACCACCTGCCGGTCCGGCGCCACGACGTGCCCGCGGCGACCGGCACGCACGGTTTCGTCGAACGGCTGTGGGTCACGGTGGACTCCCCGCTGGCGGCCCCGGACGGACGAGTGGTCGGGGTGCTGCACCACGTCGAGGACGTGACCGGCCTGCTCGGCCCCGGCCCCGACGGCCGCGACCTCGCCGCCGCGGCGCTCGCCCGCGCGCTGGACACCGACAACACGCACCTGCGGGCCCGTTTCGCCCGGCACGTCAGCATCGAGCAGGCCAAGGGGGCGCTCATGGCCCGGCGCAGCTGCTCCGCCGACGACGCGTTCACGCTGCTGCGCCGGCTCTCGCACGAGACGACCCGGAAGCTGCACGTGGTCGCCGAGGCGCTGCTGGCGGACACCGTCGAGCCGAGATCCTGA
- a CDS encoding NAD(P)H-dependent flavin oxidoreductase, which produces MIRTALTDLLGVEHPIVGFNRSPAVVTEVSRAGGFGVLAAVSYTADELDAQLHWIEEQLDGRPYGVDLLVPEKTADPGADREDLVAALRAQLPAEHLAFVDDLLDRYGIPRLPADPGRDAIAAGMSRRGAEAQLDAVFAHRPALVANALGTAPPHLVERAHDAGMAVAALVGTRRHAERQLAAGVDVLVAQGTEAGGHTGTIATTVLTPEIVGIAGDRPVLAAGGIASGDQMAAALALGAAGVWCGSVWLSSVEDVAPESVKRKFLAAGSGDTVRSPARTGKPARQLRSAYHDAWEAPGAPAPLPMPLQPLLTLQAWSSIDAAADAGNAGAQELQSFFVGQVVGAFTELRGAGEITREMARGCEQRIAALAGLVR; this is translated from the coding sequence GTGATCAGGACAGCGCTGACCGATCTGCTGGGCGTCGAACACCCGATCGTCGGGTTCAACCGGTCCCCGGCGGTGGTGACCGAGGTGAGCCGGGCCGGCGGGTTCGGGGTGCTCGCGGCCGTGTCGTACACCGCCGACGAACTCGACGCGCAGCTGCACTGGATCGAGGAGCAGCTCGACGGGCGGCCCTACGGCGTCGACCTGCTCGTCCCGGAGAAGACCGCCGACCCCGGCGCCGACCGGGAGGACCTGGTCGCCGCACTGCGCGCACAGCTCCCGGCCGAACATCTCGCGTTCGTCGACGACCTGCTGGACCGCTACGGCATCCCGCGGCTGCCGGCCGACCCCGGGCGGGACGCGATCGCGGCAGGGATGAGCCGGCGCGGTGCCGAGGCCCAGCTCGACGCCGTGTTCGCGCACCGGCCCGCGCTCGTCGCGAACGCGCTCGGCACCGCGCCACCGCACCTCGTGGAGCGCGCGCACGACGCCGGGATGGCCGTCGCCGCCCTGGTCGGGACCCGGCGGCACGCCGAACGGCAGCTGGCGGCCGGGGTCGACGTGCTCGTCGCGCAGGGCACCGAGGCCGGTGGGCACACCGGCACGATCGCGACGACCGTGCTCACCCCGGAGATCGTCGGCATCGCCGGGGACCGTCCGGTGCTGGCCGCCGGCGGCATCGCCTCGGGTGACCAGATGGCCGCCGCGCTCGCGCTCGGCGCGGCCGGGGTCTGGTGCGGCTCGGTGTGGCTGTCCAGTGTGGAGGACGTGGCGCCGGAGTCGGTGAAGCGCAAGTTCCTCGCCGCAGGCAGCGGCGACACCGTCCGTTCCCCCGCCCGTACCGGCAAGCCCGCCCGGCAGCTGCGCAGCGCCTACCACGACGCCTGGGAGGCACCCGGCGCGCCGGCGCCGCTGCCGATGCCGCTGCAGCCGCTGCTGACCCTGCAGGCCTGGTCGAGCATCGACGCAGCCGCCGACGCCGGGAACGCGGGAGCGCAGGAGCTGCAGTCGTTCTTCGTCGGGCAGGTCGTCGGTGCGTTCACCGAGCTGCGCGGCGCGGGCGAGATCACCCGGGAGATGGCGCGCGGGTGCGAGCAGCGCATCGCCGCGCTCGCGGGGCTGGTCCGATGA